From Chloracidobacterium sp. N, the proteins below share one genomic window:
- a CDS encoding carboxymuconolactone decarboxylase family protein produces the protein MSDTQEPLIPTAGSAPTNSYSMLEPRMKKVYGAYYKELYYTPERRVLDPKIQELISIAASLVAKCEGCLDGHMKKALELGATKEEISETICIAAAINAAAMIDLSDRCAERLNLNHFPTTPPAAGASSSGSSAS, from the coding sequence ATGTCTGACACGCAGGAGCCGTTGATTCCAACCGCTGGAAGTGCCCCGACCAATTCCTATTCCATGCTTGAACCGCGCATGAAGAAAGTCTATGGGGCTTACTACAAAGAGCTGTATTACACCCCGGAGCGGCGGGTGCTCGATCCGAAAATCCAGGAACTCATCTCGATTGCGGCTTCGCTGGTGGCCAAGTGCGAAGGCTGTCTGGACGGTCACATGAAGAAAGCGCTCGAACTGGGGGCGACCAAGGAAGAAATCAGCGAAACCATCTGCATTGCGGCCGCCATCAATGCTGCGGCCATGATTGACCTGTCGGATCGCTGCGCCGAGCGCCTCAACCTCAACCACTTTCCCACGACACCGCCTGCCGCTGGCGCGTCCTCGTCAGGCTCCAGCGCGTCATGA
- a CDS encoding peroxiredoxin, with protein METAISLPRINDPAPDFEAKSTHGVIRLSDYKGKWVVLFSHPADFTPVCTTEFVAFAERAAEFEQRQAQLIGLSVDSVPAHIAWVRDIERHFGVRITFPVIADLDMKVAQKYGLIHPGASETATVRAVFIIDDKGIVRAIIYYPMNLGRNMDEILRALEALQTADANACSMPANWRPGDKVVVPPPQTVADAAARVQASEYEVIDWYLSKKTV; from the coding sequence ATGGAAACGGCCATTTCACTCCCGCGCATCAACGATCCCGCGCCTGACTTTGAAGCCAAGTCCACGCACGGGGTCATTCGACTTTCGGATTACAAGGGCAAGTGGGTCGTGCTGTTTTCACATCCGGCCGACTTCACCCCGGTCTGCACGACGGAGTTTGTCGCTTTTGCCGAGCGGGCCGCCGAGTTCGAGCAGCGGCAGGCGCAGCTCATCGGGCTGTCGGTGGATTCCGTCCCGGCGCACATTGCCTGGGTACGCGACATCGAGCGTCACTTCGGCGTCAGGATTACGTTCCCGGTCATTGCTGACCTGGATATGAAAGTCGCCCAGAAGTATGGGCTGATTCATCCCGGCGCATCGGAGACGGCGACGGTGCGGGCCGTCTTCATCATTGATGACAAAGGCATTGTCCGGGCCATCATTTACTACCCGATGAATCTGGGACGGAACATGGATGAAATCCTCCGGGCGCTGGAGGCCCTGCAGACGGCTGACGCCAACGCCTGCTCGATGCCAGCCAACTGGCGGCCGGGCGATAAGGTGGTCGTTCCGCCACCCCAGACCGTTGCCGATGCCGCCGCGCGGGTGCAGGCCAGTGAATATGAGGTCATAGACTGGTATCTCTCGAAAAAAACGGTCTGA
- a CDS encoding alpha/beta hydrolase family protein: protein MKPIRSLNRLWFLGWLWLLGWVGLSGTAAVGQAVQTPTEPLPGKTDAMDYGVFHSASLGREVPYAVSLPPSYRTSPERRYPLVIFLHGMFNDERDWERRGVQAALDALRARGQVGEFIVAIPRGENSFYINARQGERYEDAIVQDFLPFIEQRYRTLGTRAGRLMAGISMGGYGALLIAFKHPQLFAGVAAHCAAIFTEVPRPSQGADDRIGTWRYGLATKLYGDPPDPEFFDQHSPLTLARRQAAALRQLKIYFDVGSEDRYRFDVGNQRLHETLESLGIPHEFTLASGGHGWAFLLARSEAAFGFCWRTLSPSVLPRPVKALK from the coding sequence ATGAAGCCTATCCGAAGCCTGAACCGGCTGTGGTTTCTGGGTTGGCTGTGGCTTCTGGGGTGGGTTGGCCTGTCTGGCACGGCGGCGGTGGGGCAGGCGGTTCAGACGCCGACAGAGCCGCTTCCGGGAAAGACGGACGCGATGGACTACGGGGTGTTTCACTCGGCCAGCCTGGGGCGGGAGGTGCCTTATGCGGTGTCGCTGCCGCCGTCATACCGCACGTCGCCGGAGCGGCGTTACCCGCTCGTCATTTTTCTGCACGGCATGTTCAATGACGAGCGTGACTGGGAGCGCCGGGGTGTCCAGGCAGCGCTGGATGCCCTGCGCGCCAGGGGGCAGGTGGGCGAATTCATCGTGGCCATCCCACGCGGTGAAAACAGCTTCTACATCAATGCCAGGCAGGGCGAACGCTACGAAGACGCCATCGTGCAGGACTTTCTGCCCTTCATCGAGCAGCGGTACCGCACGCTCGGCACGCGCGCCGGCCGTCTGATGGCCGGCATTTCCATGGGTGGCTATGGCGCTTTGCTGATTGCGTTCAAGCATCCGCAGCTTTTTGCCGGTGTTGCTGCACACTGTGCTGCGATTTTTACCGAGGTGCCACGGCCGTCCCAGGGAGCCGATGACCGCATCGGAACGTGGCGCTACGGACTCGCCACCAAACTGTATGGCGATCCGCCGGACCCGGAGTTTTTTGACCAGCACAGTCCTCTGACGCTGGCGCGCCGGCAGGCTGCGGCCCTGCGCCAGCTCAAAATCTACTTCGACGTTGGCTCGGAAGACCGCTACCGCTTTGATGTCGGCAATCAGCGGCTGCATGAAACCCTGGAGTCCCTTGGCATACCCCACGAGTTTACGCTGGCTTCCGGCGGTCACGGCTGGGCTTTTCTCCTTGCGCGCAGCGAGGCGGCCTTTGGCTTTTGCTGGCGTACGCTGTCACCGTCTGTCCTGCCCCGTCCGGTAAAGGCTCTGAAATGA
- a CDS encoding MFS transporter, producing the protein MAPADCRLWSLVLMSHPGSRETVAYWAVCLLMLAALVDSQLIGAIAPSIASGIGASKTAVAQSAAVYSLANAATAFWLVGPGRALHPIRGLPLAALLSVVASVVAALSPNLWVFYLARMVAGFSGGLVSALAIAALANTSSYAARGVQMSGVAVSYFLAPVIGVPLGAFLVGRFGWASAFWFAALATTLSGALVLRFPLAETLPAAPTPTPKAGGMRSLWQMANRSRSTRLALISAAFVSGGLVAFSALLGTWLSDAFRADEFRIGLMFGLTGIGAVIGGAVGGRLADRYGKRRVAVLASGWMALGLLLVPTFAWTWGLYVSVAFAALCAAVRVAPLQALTSELVAPHERPAFIALRNGCSQLGIVATVALAGVAYRAGGFLAVAAVCAGVTVVAWACLRGLDDPQVGRVSGDVPRPRLWPLVLRRVMVWALILGLGLPYLVSVAVTKARTRPDERRRTDTPAALGAQYENVAFESAGIPLTGWYLPARTHPVTIVITHGLFRSRYETLERGVALWKLGYGVLLYDVRRHGRSRGEFSTVGYAERRDVRAAVEFVRQRAPYDRIVLLGISMGAAASLLAAAETPEVAAVISDSSFRSFQDAVANDVRYLGLPRWPLTPVLAYTTAWRMGFAPGDFDVERAVRRITVPILFIGGRQDRRMPVETTLEPLYQAARHPAKRRLIIEGAAHGEAYPLAPQRYIEAIDGFIQEALMLP; encoded by the coding sequence ATGGCTCCGGCCGACTGTCGCCTGTGGAGTCTGGTGCTGATGAGTCATCCCGGAAGCCGTGAGACCGTGGCCTACTGGGCCGTGTGCCTGCTGATGCTCGCGGCGCTGGTGGATTCGCAGCTCATCGGGGCCATTGCCCCAAGCATTGCGTCTGGAATCGGCGCTTCCAAAACGGCGGTGGCCCAGAGCGCCGCCGTGTATTCGCTGGCCAATGCGGCAACGGCCTTCTGGCTGGTCGGGCCGGGCCGCGCGTTGCATCCCATCCGCGGCCTGCCGCTGGCGGCACTGTTGTCCGTCGTGGCGTCCGTCGTGGCCGCCCTGTCTCCGAACCTGTGGGTCTTTTATCTGGCGCGGATGGTGGCCGGCTTTTCCGGCGGTCTTGTCTCCGCCCTGGCCATTGCCGCGTTGGCCAACACTTCGAGCTATGCGGCCCGTGGGGTGCAGATGAGCGGCGTGGCGGTGAGTTACTTTCTGGCGCCGGTCATTGGCGTGCCGCTGGGCGCTTTTCTCGTCGGACGCTTCGGCTGGGCGTCCGCCTTCTGGTTTGCGGCGCTGGCCACGACGCTTTCCGGCGCGCTGGTGCTCCGGTTTCCGCTTGCGGAAACATTGCCGGCGGCACCCACCCCGACGCCAAAGGCCGGAGGCATGCGAAGCCTGTGGCAGATGGCCAACCGCTCCCGTTCGACCCGGCTGGCGCTCATCAGCGCGGCTTTCGTTTCCGGCGGTCTCGTCGCCTTTTCTGCCCTGCTGGGCACGTGGCTGTCGGATGCCTTTCGCGCCGACGAATTCCGCATCGGGCTGATGTTTGGCCTCACCGGGATTGGGGCTGTCATCGGGGGGGCCGTGGGCGGCAGGCTGGCTGACCGCTACGGCAAGCGGCGGGTGGCCGTTCTCGCCAGTGGCTGGATGGCGTTGGGGCTGCTGCTGGTGCCTACCTTTGCCTGGACGTGGGGCCTCTACGTCTCCGTGGCGTTTGCGGCACTGTGTGCGGCCGTGCGCGTGGCACCCCTTCAGGCGCTCACCAGCGAGTTGGTTGCCCCACATGAACGCCCAGCTTTCATTGCCCTGCGCAATGGCTGCTCGCAACTGGGCATCGTGGCCACGGTGGCGCTTGCCGGTGTTGCCTACCGTGCCGGTGGCTTTCTGGCCGTGGCGGCCGTCTGCGCTGGCGTCACGGTCGTGGCCTGGGCCTGCCTGCGCGGCCTCGACGATCCACAGGTGGGACGGGTGTCCGGGGACGTTCCCCGGCCGCGGCTCTGGCCGCTTGTCCTGCGGCGCGTCATGGTGTGGGCGCTCATCCTGGGACTGGGACTGCCTTACTTGGTGAGTGTCGCCGTGACCAAGGCGCGGACGCGCCCGGATGAGCGTCGGCGCACGGATACACCGGCGGCGCTGGGCGCACAGTACGAGAACGTTGCCTTTGAGTCGGCCGGCATTCCACTTACCGGATGGTATCTGCCGGCCCGGACCCATCCGGTCACGATTGTCATCACCCACGGGCTTTTCCGCTCCCGGTATGAAACGCTGGAGCGCGGCGTGGCGCTGTGGAAGTTGGGCTACGGGGTGTTGCTTTACGACGTACGCCGCCACGGGCGGAGTCGTGGTGAGTTTTCGACCGTCGGCTACGCCGAGCGGCGGGATGTGCGGGCGGCTGTGGAGTTTGTCCGCCAGCGCGCACCCTATGACCGCATCGTGTTGTTGGGCATCTCGATGGGAGCCGCCGCGAGCCTGCTGGCGGCGGCCGAAACCCCGGAAGTCGCGGCGGTCATCAGTGACAGCAGCTTTCGGTCATTTCAGGATGCGGTGGCCAATGACGTACGCTACCTGGGGCTGCCCCGGTGGCCGCTGACGCCGGTGCTGGCCTACACAACGGCCTGGCGGATGGGCTTTGCGCCCGGTGACTTTGACGTTGAACGCGCCGTGCGCCGGATCACCGTGCCGATACTGTTCATCGGTGGTCGCCAGGACCGGCGCATGCCGGTGGAAACGACGCTCGAACCGCTGTACCAGGCGGCCCGGCATCCGGCAAAACGCCGGCTCATCATCGAGGGGGCGGCGCATGGGGAAGCCTATCCGCTCGCTCCGCAGCGTTATATCGAGGCAATTGATGGCTTCATTCAGGAAGCACTCATGCTACCGTAG
- the bchU gene encoding bacteriochlorophyllide d C-20 methyltransferase BchU — protein MSSPVPAAAEHPADVLDDALYEQYVRACDMTYRGTVDLFVLKAAYELGLFGHLAEQPQSVEALATATGSRLNRLVKFTDMLVEMELLTRDAEGRLALTPFARQFFLPPNPANENLTMEPFVRYAVTIMERYHLHLAKVIRGEMDFTALTPWPPRTREDSAFYEEIHRSNNHFVRNLLVEEADLEGVTHLLDVGGGNGDIAIALAKRFPSIERITLVNLPSALEIVRDNVAAHGLSDRIVPVALDMYRDPYPACDAVLFARILYPFNAQVCAMLLGKAQAALPSGGRVIVADMLLRDERGLANYDYLAHFLTSVGVDPAMMTFKRQDEYFDVFQQLGLVEARKVERHGHVLYQARKG, from the coding sequence ATGTCAAGTCCGGTTCCAGCGGCCGCCGAACACCCGGCCGATGTGCTCGATGATGCGCTCTATGAACAGTATGTGCGTGCGTGCGATATGACCTATCGCGGCACGGTGGATCTGTTTGTCCTCAAGGCCGCCTATGAGCTTGGTCTGTTTGGTCATCTGGCTGAGCAGCCCCAGTCGGTCGAGGCGCTGGCAACCGCCACCGGAAGCCGTCTCAACCGGTTGGTCAAGTTTACGGACATGCTTGTGGAAATGGAGCTGCTCACCAGGGATGCTGAAGGCCGGCTGGCGCTGACGCCCTTTGCCCGCCAGTTTTTCCTGCCGCCCAATCCGGCCAACGAAAACCTGACCATGGAGCCTTTTGTGCGCTACGCCGTCACGATTATGGAGCGGTATCACCTGCATCTGGCCAAGGTCATCCGGGGCGAGATGGACTTCACGGCGCTGACGCCCTGGCCGCCCAGAACCCGCGAAGACAGCGCGTTTTACGAGGAAATCCACCGCAGCAACAACCATTTCGTCCGCAACCTGCTCGTGGAGGAAGCCGATCTCGAAGGCGTCACGCATCTGCTCGATGTCGGCGGCGGCAATGGCGACATTGCGATTGCTCTGGCCAAGCGGTTTCCGTCTATCGAACGCATCACGCTGGTCAACCTGCCGTCGGCGCTGGAAATTGTGCGGGACAACGTGGCCGCGCACGGATTGTCTGACCGCATTGTGCCGGTGGCCCTGGATATGTACCGCGATCCGTACCCGGCCTGCGACGCCGTACTGTTTGCCCGCATTCTCTATCCCTTCAACGCCCAGGTGTGCGCCATGCTGCTGGGGAAAGCGCAGGCGGCGCTGCCGTCGGGCGGGCGCGTCATCGTGGCTGACATGCTGCTGCGCGACGAACGTGGCTTGGCCAACTACGACTACCTGGCACATTTCCTGACCAGCGTGGGGGTTGATCCGGCAATGATGACCTTCAAGCGGCAGGACGAATACTTCGACGTGTTCCAGCAGCTTGGTTTGGTGGAGGCCCGGAAGGTCGAGCGCCACGGCCACGTGCTCTACCAGGCGCGCAAGGGGTGA
- a CDS encoding HAD-IC family P-type ATPase, with translation MQRDDSAATNALPPTPWHALSAQDIYARLQTTPDGLTPDDVAARQRQYGRNLLPTKPPPQLWLVILHQFTNSLIYILLIAGLVALAIGDFKDAAFIFGVVILNAIIGTYQEWRAEQNAYALQSLLEIRSRVRRCGEVLTVSAEDLVPGDIVLFESGDKVAADVRLVQVSNLGVDEALLTGESMPITKSVAPLAETTPVSDRTNMVFAGSLVVTGRGMGVVVETGTRTEVGRIAQSLIEVASAKPPLLVRMEQFSHQVGIIILACSCLLGVVSVFQGLPVREVFLVMVGLAVAAIPEGLPVALTVALSIATARMANRKVIARRLVAVESLGSCTVIASDKTGTLTLNEQTAQVLVLPDGQRFEATGQGYCGEGEVTLADGRPLTDAQREVLRRLGRAAILCNEGALTRTAEGWRHSGDAMDVALLALGHKLGLTPETERKNHPLLEEIPFESERRYAAVAYRSGDHIQVAVKGAVEVVAGFCQTMLAADGERPLDLNHVVQQSDALAAEGYRVLAIAHGTVAPAGDALPDLTQVKGLTLVGLVGFIDPLRPEVKAAVAQARRAGVKVLMITGDHPLTALAIARDLGLAQSKEETVAGKELAGLTGEQLRQWLDAHPQVRVFARVTPDQKLAIVDALVARGEVVAVTGDGVNDAPALNRANIGVAMGSGTDVAKEAAQIIITDDNFASIVAGIEEGRYAYANIRKVTWFLISTGAASLILIGGTVALALPMPLSAVQWLWLNLVTNGIQDVALAFEAGEEGAMRQPPRDPKEGIFDRRMITRVLLGGITMAVLCFGLWVYLMNSGVEVNSARNILLAFFVLIQFFYVLTCRSETASAFSISWRRNPVLIGGALTALSVHILSMNWSVMQSVLRLEPLSLDKWFGLAALATIVFIVMETYKRWQRMSQERTLAQETPTTA, from the coding sequence ATGCAGCGAGACGACTCGGCCGCCACCAATGCCCTGCCGCCCACTCCGTGGCATGCCCTTTCAGCGCAGGACATCTACGCCCGCCTGCAAACGACTCCCGACGGACTCACTCCCGACGACGTGGCGGCGCGCCAGCGTCAGTATGGACGGAACCTGCTCCCCACCAAGCCGCCGCCCCAGCTCTGGCTTGTCATTCTGCACCAATTCACGAATTCGCTCATTTACATTCTGCTCATTGCCGGCCTGGTCGCCCTCGCCATCGGCGACTTCAAGGATGCCGCTTTCATTTTTGGCGTCGTCATCCTCAATGCCATCATTGGAACCTATCAGGAATGGCGGGCTGAACAAAACGCCTACGCCTTGCAGAGCCTGCTCGAAATCCGCTCGCGGGTCCGGCGGTGCGGCGAAGTGCTCACCGTTTCGGCCGAAGACCTCGTGCCGGGCGACATCGTGCTGTTTGAATCCGGCGACAAGGTGGCCGCCGACGTGCGTCTGGTTCAGGTGTCGAACCTGGGCGTGGATGAGGCGCTGCTGACGGGCGAATCCATGCCGATCACCAAGTCCGTCGCACCGCTGGCTGAAACCACACCGGTCAGCGACCGGACGAACATGGTCTTTGCCGGCTCGCTGGTGGTGACGGGGCGCGGTATGGGGGTCGTGGTCGAAACCGGCACCCGCACGGAAGTCGGCCGCATTGCCCAGTCACTCATCGAGGTCGCCAGCGCCAAACCGCCGCTGCTCGTGCGCATGGAGCAGTTTTCCCATCAGGTCGGCATCATCATTCTGGCCTGCTCCTGTCTGCTCGGCGTGGTGTCGGTGTTTCAGGGTCTGCCTGTCCGGGAGGTGTTTCTCGTCATGGTTGGGCTGGCCGTGGCGGCTATTCCAGAGGGGCTGCCGGTGGCGCTCACCGTGGCGCTCTCCATTGCAACGGCGCGAATGGCTAACCGCAAGGTCATTGCGCGGCGCCTGGTGGCCGTGGAAAGTCTTGGGAGCTGCACGGTCATTGCCAGCGACAAGACCGGCACGCTGACCCTCAACGAGCAGACGGCGCAGGTGCTGGTACTGCCGGACGGGCAACGCTTTGAAGCCACCGGTCAGGGCTACTGCGGGGAAGGTGAAGTCACGCTGGCTGATGGTCGTCCGCTGACCGACGCCCAACGCGAGGTATTGCGCCGCCTGGGACGGGCGGCCATTCTGTGCAATGAAGGGGCGCTGACACGCACTGCCGAGGGCTGGCGGCACAGTGGCGACGCCATGGACGTGGCCCTGCTGGCTCTGGGCCACAAACTCGGCCTGACACCCGAAACGGAACGGAAAAACCATCCGCTTCTGGAAGAAATCCCGTTTGAATCCGAACGGCGCTATGCGGCTGTTGCCTACCGCAGCGGCGACCACATCCAGGTGGCCGTCAAGGGGGCGGTCGAGGTCGTGGCCGGTTTCTGCCAGACCATGCTGGCCGCCGACGGCGAACGCCCGCTGGACCTCAACCATGTGGTGCAGCAGTCCGACGCACTGGCGGCCGAAGGCTACCGCGTGCTGGCTATCGCCCACGGCACGGTAGCCCCGGCAGGCGATGCACTGCCCGACCTGACGCAGGTCAAAGGACTCACCCTCGTTGGACTCGTGGGCTTCATTGACCCGCTGCGCCCGGAGGTCAAAGCCGCCGTTGCCCAGGCGCGGCGCGCCGGCGTCAAGGTGCTGATGATTACTGGCGATCATCCACTGACCGCGCTGGCCATTGCCCGTGACCTGGGACTGGCGCAAAGCAAGGAGGAGACCGTTGCCGGAAAGGAACTGGCCGGACTGACCGGCGAACAACTCCGGCAATGGCTCGATGCCCATCCGCAGGTGCGGGTGTTTGCCCGGGTTACGCCGGACCAGAAACTGGCCATTGTGGATGCGCTCGTGGCACGTGGTGAAGTCGTCGCCGTGACTGGTGATGGCGTCAACGACGCTCCGGCGCTCAACCGGGCCAACATTGGCGTGGCGATGGGTTCCGGCACGGACGTGGCCAAGGAAGCAGCGCAGATCATCATCACCGACGACAACTTCGCCTCGATTGTGGCTGGCATCGAGGAAGGTCGTTACGCCTACGCCAACATCCGCAAAGTCACCTGGTTTCTCATTTCGACCGGCGCGGCTTCGCTCATTCTCATCGGCGGCACGGTCGCCCTGGCACTGCCTATGCCGCTGTCGGCCGTGCAGTGGTTGTGGCTCAACCTGGTGACGAACGGCATTCAGGATGTGGCGCTGGCATTCGAGGCCGGCGAGGAGGGTGCGATGCGGCAGCCGCCACGCGATCCCAAGGAGGGTATTTTCGACCGGCGCATGATCACCCGCGTGCTGCTCGGCGGCATAACCATGGCCGTGCTGTGCTTTGGGCTGTGGGTGTACCTGATGAACAGCGGTGTGGAAGTCAACTCAGCGCGCAACATTCTGCTGGCATTCTTTGTGCTGATTCAGTTTTTCTACGTGCTTACCTGCCGGTCGGAAACGGCATCGGCCTTCAGCATTTCCTGGCGACGCAACCCGGTACTCATTGGCGGGGCGCTCACGGCGCTCAGCGTTCACATCCTTTCGATGAACTGGTCGGTGATGCAGTCGGTCCTGCGCCTTGAACCCTTGTCTCTGGACAAGTGGTTTGGACTGGCGGCACTGGCAACCATCGTGTTCATCGTGATGGAGACCTACAAACGCTGGCAGCGGATGAGTCAGGAGCGCACCCTGGCCCAGGAAACCCCAACCACGGCCTGA
- a CDS encoding ChaN family lipoprotein, producing the protein MRKGRPGWVVYALIGWFVLGGAMSQQIQGQATSPPYRIYKPDGQPATLDDIVAALARVEVVFIGESHDDPGAHALQRDLLQAAHARYGTDTAAEKRQVVLSLEMFERDVQLVLDEYLAGLIPETQFLACSRPWNNYQSDYRPLVEFARAQRLPVVAANPPRRYVNLVGREGRDALTRLSQPARALLPPLPYGAASADYEAKFRSLMAGMHGAAGGDGERQMPNLSRMLDAQSLWDAGMAHAIAETLAQVPRALVIHLNGRFHSEEGLGIPEHLATYRKGTRMLMVTVVADADDPETFDVARFGKLGDFVVLSVKPKP; encoded by the coding sequence ATGCGCAAAGGCAGACCTGGTTGGGTGGTGTATGCCCTCATCGGATGGTTCGTGTTGGGAGGCGCGATGTCACAACAAATCCAAGGTCAGGCAACCTCGCCGCCATACCGCATTTACAAGCCGGACGGCCAGCCGGCCACGCTCGATGACATTGTGGCCGCCCTGGCGCGGGTCGAGGTGGTGTTCATTGGCGAGTCCCACGATGACCCCGGCGCGCACGCGCTCCAGCGCGACCTGCTTCAGGCTGCCCACGCGCGCTACGGTACGGATACCGCCGCCGAAAAGCGGCAGGTGGTGCTCTCGCTGGAGATGTTCGAGCGGGACGTGCAGCTTGTTCTCGATGAGTATCTGGCCGGTCTCATTCCCGAAACCCAGTTTCTGGCGTGCAGTCGTCCGTGGAACAACTACCAGAGCGACTATCGTCCGCTGGTGGAGTTCGCCAGAGCCCAGCGCCTGCCGGTCGTGGCGGCCAATCCGCCCCGCCGCTACGTGAACCTCGTCGGACGTGAAGGGCGCGACGCCCTGACCAGGCTTTCCCAGCCGGCCCGGGCGCTGCTGCCGCCGTTGCCCTACGGGGCTGCTTCGGCCGATTACGAAGCCAAATTCCGCAGCCTGATGGCCGGGATGCACGGCGCGGCAGGCGGCGACGGGGAACGCCAGATGCCGAACCTTTCGCGCATGCTCGATGCCCAGTCGCTGTGGGATGCCGGGATGGCCCATGCCATTGCGGAAACCCTCGCCCAGGTGCCACGCGCCCTTGTCATTCACCTCAACGGACGCTTCCACAGTGAAGAAGGTCTGGGGATTCCAGAGCACCTGGCGACCTACCGCAAGGGTACCCGCATGCTCATGGTGACGGTCGTCGCCGATGCCGATGACCCGGAAACGTTTGACGTGGCGCGCTTTGGCAAACTCGGCGACTTCGTGGTGCTCAGTGTCAAACCCAAGCCCTGA
- a CDS encoding Mov34/MPN/PAD-1 family protein: protein MLVLTPEQEAAIRAHGEADYPYECCGLLLGTFAADGRKTTVEVMPISNAREESAKRNRFLITPQELMRGERYARSRQLDIIGFYHSHPDHPAVPSGYDLDHALPVYSYVIVSVAQGRAGEVQSWELEADRSRFNPESIVKG, encoded by the coding sequence ATGCTGGTGCTGACACCCGAACAGGAAGCGGCCATCCGCGCCCATGGCGAAGCCGATTACCCTTACGAATGCTGTGGCCTGCTGCTTGGCACCTTTGCTGCCGACGGCCGCAAAACGACGGTGGAGGTGATGCCGATTTCCAATGCGCGGGAGGAAAGCGCCAAGCGCAACCGTTTTCTCATCACGCCGCAGGAACTCATGCGTGGCGAACGCTATGCGCGCAGCCGCCAGCTCGACATCATCGGCTTTTATCACTCGCATCCCGATCACCCGGCCGTCCCATCGGGTTATGACCTTGACCATGCCCTGCCGGTGTATTCCTATGTCATCGTGTCGGTGGCGCAGGGACGCGCCGGGGAGGTGCAGTCCTGGGAACTGGAAGCTGACCGCAGCCGCTTCAACCCTGAATCCATCGTGAAAGGATGA
- a CDS encoding PLP-dependent cysteine synthase family protein produces MAESPGTLAAAIGNTPLIRLQRVTAGLPAGVEVYAKAEHLNPGGSVKDRAALNMIRDGERRGALYPGKTILDATSGNTGIAYAMLGASLGYAVTLCLPKNASLERKKMLRIYGAEIIETNPLEATDGAQRLARQLAAEYPDRYFYPDQYNNDANWQAHYQTTANEIWAQTGGCITHFIAGLGTSGTFIGTSRRLKELNPSVQCISMQPDSPLHGLEGMKHMATALVPGIYDPHLADANVEVGTEAAQAMMRRLAREEGLFVGVSAGANVVAALNLAQTLPPGSVVVTVLCDSGTRYMSEDIWQEKPPEGKHP; encoded by the coding sequence GTGGCTGAATCACCCGGAACCCTGGCGGCGGCGATTGGCAACACGCCGCTCATCCGTTTGCAGCGCGTCACCGCCGGTCTGCCGGCAGGGGTGGAAGTGTACGCCAAAGCGGAACATCTCAACCCTGGCGGTTCGGTCAAAGACCGGGCCGCGCTCAACATGATCCGGGACGGGGAACGGCGCGGGGCGCTTTATCCCGGCAAGACGATTCTGGATGCGACCAGCGGCAACACCGGTATTGCCTACGCCATGCTCGGCGCATCCCTGGGGTACGCCGTCACGTTGTGCCTGCCCAAAAATGCCAGCCTCGAACGCAAGAAAATGCTGCGCATCTACGGGGCCGAAATCATCGAGACGAACCCACTGGAAGCCACGGACGGCGCCCAACGTCTGGCCCGGCAGCTCGCCGCAGAGTATCCGGACCGGTATTTCTATCCCGACCAGTACAACAACGACGCCAACTGGCAGGCGCACTACCAGACCACGGCCAACGAGATTTGGGCGCAGACCGGGGGCTGCATCACGCACTTCATTGCCGGGCTGGGCACGTCGGGGACATTCATCGGCACGTCACGCCGACTCAAGGAACTCAATCCATCGGTTCAGTGCATCTCCATGCAGCCGGACTCGCCGCTGCATGGGCTGGAAGGGATGAAGCACATGGCGACGGCGCTCGTACCGGGGATTTATGACCCCCACCTGGCGGATGCCAACGTTGAGGTCGGTACGGAAGCGGCCCAGGCGATGATGCGCCGGCTGGCGCGCGAAGAGGGTTTGTTCGTCGGCGTAAGCGCCGGAGCCAACGTCGTGGCCGCACTCAATCTGGCCCAGACGCTTCCGCCCGGTTCCGTGGTGGTGACGGTGTTGTGCGATTCGGGAACGCGCTACATGAGCGAGGACATCTGGCAGGAAAAACCCCCGGAAGGAAAACACCCCTAG